The genomic window AAACATGAACCCTGACATCTATTAGATAGAAAGAATGAGAGTCGAATATGCAATAGATGTTGATGAAATTCAAATTGAAAGTATGAGATAGATGAAAGATGTACATTTGATAATAGATGATTAAAAGCAAGTCATGAACTGGAAGGATACAAATGGTGAGTCAAATTCAGATGCAGACAGTGACTCAGAAAAGTGGGTCATTTGAGATGTCTGAATTCAAGACTAGCAAAACATTGATGACACATTTATACAATTAACCTGTTCCAATATATCTTCAAAGTAAATTTGCCTTCTTGTTTATTCATTGATATTTCTAAATACATTTATGCAAatagttagagaacagaaacaaagtTCAGCCAGTTTTCCATTGGTAACATTGGGCATAACTCTACAACTAAAGATAGAGAACGGAAACCATTTTTGGGACGTACGGACGGAAGGACAAGAGTAAAACATAATGACCCATCAGCTACGACAGGGCATAAAAAAAAGCCTAAAGGTGTGTAATATCCTGATATTTAGTTTGTGAAAccttttaaactaaatacatatttacattattttatttttttcagatgagGCAGTGTTTGAAACCAAATACATAAATGGGAAAGTCTCCATTCGACACAGATGCCTCCATTTGCATATCATGTAAAGTTATAAACTGACATAACTGATCAACTGTAACAGTGACACTATCAACTGAGTTCTGTGGTAATAATTATTGTGTATTAGACTCATAAAAATTTAATTGAGGCAaactttttcatttgtaaaggtcCACAACTCGAAAACAGTTGAAGTGACGTcaccaaaaattgaaatttatctgttttgttgtaataaacaCTATGTATATAAGTTTctgatatttataatattttgtagaGGCAAATTGACGTTATAGAACAGAAACCAAtattgtcagtggcggatccaggagagGGTTCCGGGGGTTAGAAACCTcccttttttttgacgatcaatgcatttgaatggggacatatagttggaacccccaattgtcctgggtttggaaccccccccctttttaaaatggctggatctgcccctgattGTTGAACAATGAAATGCAAGTAtgtacagacaagggtaaaactttatGCCCCCACCACATCAGCATGGGCATGAAGGGATTAAAGATGCAGGTACCCCTTCAACCCATTGGGGTATAACTGCATTATTCACTAAACAGTAAAGTTGAATGTACACTGTAAAAAAGCAACAGCACAAGTCTTATATTTTAGAAAGGGAACCTACAAAAAGTATTCCACTCCAATACTAGACAAAGGGATGCCCCCGCACTTCACTCAGAAGTAACTGTACAATGACAATGTACATTAGGACTTTCTTTGGAGATATTATTGTGTTTGGGAGACAATTGATGCCCCTGCAGATGCAAAGTGTAAATActccaaaaaatgacaaagttcaacgaAAGTATCCCCCAAAagaacaaatattaataaaaataaaaaccctCACCACATTCACACCgtcaatatatgtacattttagACAGAAAAGTGAAAAATCCTAGGATTTAAACTGTAGGAAGAAATATTCAGAATAACTATATACATGTGCATTTGTATCCATAATGGGACAacagacaggggtaaaacaatatACCCCGAACTTTTAGTTGCGGGGGCATAAAAAGGTAGGAGGTAAAAACAACACTGTATGGGTAAGATTGTgagaaattttcaataaattgatGGACACAAATTAGTGATATCAAAAAATTGGACAGGTACATGTATCTTCATGTCCTCCATCACAAGATATAATTCAATGATTCCTTGGACAgatttaaattttgaacaatgaaTGTGGTCCTCTTTGACTTTATACAGACAAGCACCAGAATGCAACTGAAAACTTAAGTTTAAAGGCACTATCACTCTAGATCCACTAATTTGCACTTGCCCTATCATGTACATTGTACTTTATAGTTGTGTTGATAACCCAAAATTAATGTATGCATGAAATAacacatttataaatatttataacattttagaaaaaaaaaaatgtgaaatatgcAAAAATATGCCCTACACAGAATGCTGAGAAAATAAGATGCGGTATGATTACCAACAGACCAATGGGATAGTACATTTCACCACCAACTACATATGATGAATTTGTCCAGCAAATAGGACTGTTTTGGAAACCAATGTCCCAGTACATGCCAGAGGCTGAACCTCTCTGAAATTCATAGAATGATCTCAATGTCAAGCAAGACACCTTAGTTTCAAACAGAAGtagtttatttcatataaaaaaaaactttggctAGGGCCAGTGATCACCTGTGACCTTGTGAACCTGAATCTGATCAGATCAAATTCCTGTCAAGTCAGCAACCCAGACAATGCATCTTTTCAACGGTTTTAAAATGACtgtcacaaaaaaacaaacagaggttatatataatttattaaatataaaaatatataaacatggaACATGTATTTGTGAGGCTGAAACTGCTAAAGAAAGTTAACTACAAAGGTCTTCAAGTGCTTTATGATTCATCTAATCTGTAATGGTTAATTGTATTTCAATACCAGTCAGCAACTTCCTTATCTTTAACATTCCCTGAATTATATACTGTAATAAAAGAAATATGTCCAGAGGACAACTTTACCCAATCATTTATGCATGACCTTTGAATTGGTTGAATAAGAAGGAATTCAATAGTCAGCAGACTAAGGATTAGAAGTTATATTTAGCGCAGCCGGGTCAACCTTGAACGGGCAGTAACAAAAACTGGTCttgctgaaaaaaaatatgtaattaaacgaataaataaatatattttaagatgTACATAACAAAATTCACATATTAATTTTCCATGACGTCGTATTTATTCGATTTTCTTCGGTCACTGCCCTTTTTTCTACGTTTTTTTGTATGTGGCTTAAAAAGGAAAAAGTTATATTcagacaaaattaagaaaaattctCACCATTTTCTGGTTCTGTGTAAAGAGAATGGCACTCTTTCAAGATCTTTTCGTTTACAGACTGAGTGGCTGAGTCAGCGGCATTTGCCGACGTCCTCTGCCTCACTTTTCCTGACATCTTCTTTCGGCTCCTGTCAAAATGTGAGCAGACAGACGGAGGTCGTAAGGGATAAATgaaattatgataaatatttcCGAAAAATCAATAACGAAAACTACCTTTCCAGCAAATCTATCTAGTGCATTAAATTTTTTGATAAGTTTATATAAATGAAATGCGaacacattttctatatttgatttCTTAAAGCTAAATTTTGTGCAAATAATTTCTCATCAAGAATATCAATTCCGATTCCCAGTCGGTTCTAAATTCTTACAGGTGCGACACCTACTTCCGTCAGCTGATTGGCGAGTGATTGAATGATTTGCATTGAAAGAAAATGAATTAATAAATAAATCTTAGCTATATTTGTCTCCTCTATGTGAATTTCACTTAAAAACATAAAAGTCTTTTTATTTGTAACCTAGTGACAATGTTTAGGGAGGTTTATTTTGTTTGAACTATGACAACATGGCATAGAAGGTATGCCGGTAATTTTAACCAATGAAAATATTAAACTTTCTCAGCGCGATATTATAAATTTAACCGGAAATGGCATCTTTGGTAGCTAATTATGGTAGTGAAAGTGACAGCGAAGACGAAAGTCCTGTAGAGTATGTTTTTAGGTTTTATTCAGAATATGTAGTTGCACATCAATATTGTGTTTATCTTTGGTGCACAAAACAATTGTATGCAGCTTCAAAATAAAAGGGGGAGGGTACTTGTTTATGTATAGATAACTGCCTTAATATAATAGTAATATGACTATGTCTATGGCAGGGGCGTAGCAAGGTATTCAGTAAACTGTAGGCACTactcggcagggggtctggggccgcttaaggcccccagtAGGTCCAGGGCAGAGCCCTGGTAGGGGTTCAGGGGGCAAAGCCCCCGCTGGAAAACAGTTTTCAGCAttttagctgcaaaattttatgtataaaagcattaaatttactggttatttaatcatgataattataacgtacatgatgaaaagttcaaAGAATTATGAAAAATTCACCATAACATCTGACTGGTGAATTAGATATAAACGCAATACAATcggaaatatggaaaaaaatatttcaatatgcaTTGCCAAGCGTAGATCAGCctatccctttaattaagcagtacactctgtttggtattttcatatctattccgttctgattgatatatacgtttaacttaatattgtgacgatccttcattaaaaaagattaggcacgtaaacactgatattactataTCATAAAACTATCCTTTTAGCTAAACAAAaaaccatcaatcttttgattcttaaaccttcacccttgccacacaaacacatacacacatagtcaTCAAAGAGGGGCcactctagtcatgcttcagtgattccctatataatcattcaaatttttcccacaaaatgGGGGGCCTGGATCAGCCTATGTTCTATGTACTTTAGCATAAAAAGAAAACACAGCAGATGAGAAGCAGACTGCAGTAAACTACAATTcatcaacaatattatattttaataatgcTCTGTAGATAGGTCCACATTTATTAAAACCTGAGACTATTGTACTAAGTTAGCATAATAGTCCCAGATACAACTGAAAATACtgtaatataacatgtataataaccTTAAGATTACAAGAGCTTTAAAAATGTAAGCATATTCTTTATGGTCTTTGCTTtctaacagttttttttttatacgaccgtaaaaattgaaaatttgttggttgtatattggtatcacgttggcgtctgcgttgtcagtgtcgtcgtccgaatacttttggtttcgcactataattttagtttaagtatatagaaatctatgaaatttaaacacaaggtttatgaccataaaaggaaggttgggattgatttggggagttttggtcccaatagtttaggaataaggggcccaaagggtccaaaattaaactttgtttgatttcatcaaaaattgattaattggggttctttgatatgctgaatctaactgtgtatgtagattcttaattgttggtccggttttcaaattggtctacattaaggtccaaagggtccaatattaaacttagtttgattttaacaaaaattgaatccttggggttctttgatatctgccaaatctaactgtgtatgtagattcttaatttttggtccagttttcaaattggtctacattaaagttcaaagggtccaaaattaaactaagtttgattttaacaaaaattgaatccttgggcttctttgatatgcttcaatctaaacatgtacttagatttttgattatgggcccagttttcaagttggtccaaatcaggatccaaaattattatattaagtattgtgcaatagcaagaaattttcaattgcacagtattcagcaatagcaagaaatcttcaattgcacagtattgtgcaatagcaagaaattttcaattgcacagtgttgggcaatagcaaaaaatcttcaattgcacagtattgtgcaatagcaagtattttcaatttcacagtattgcacaatagcaagaaatatctaattgcacaatattgcacaatagcaagaaattttcaattggagttatctttctttgtccagaatagtagttgaatcaacttaagtcattgttttacacaatatacaatgtatattcacttttactaccaactgataattaaagtacttttttttacattttaatattttatgatgtatttaattgagtagttattgttgcaaactccattagaaatttgaattgagatcagttttggaatataGGGGAAAGgggtttttgaaaaaaaaattggggggggggtcaatttttctcatttcagatttcataactgaaaagaaaatttcttcaaacatttttttgagaggattaatattcaacagcatagtgaattgctcaaaggcaaaaaaaatttagagctgaatccatcttgaatgttgtgtccatatttgccccaaccgttcagggttcaacctctgcggttgtataaagctgcaccctggggagcatctggtttaaataTACAGTTACACAACAATTTTTGCATTCCATCTGAACACACACTGACACAGCAGCCTGCATGAAGCTTTAAAGATGGGGCTTTCATTTCTTCCCTAGCACCATGGcacagggttggcaaaaacccgggttttatgattattgcccagcccagtgggaaatactgggaaaacccgggttttactgggttttagtgggtaatactgggcaatataaaatactggtctgaattttaaagaggattcagtgatcaaaCACAAATGTAATACATTTAAGATATGTATGACCTATTTTGTTCGTTTGTATAGGTTaaactgtaaatataaaacaaaagaaatcattttttgtcgagcctacaacttttgttgcagaaaactcgacatagggatagtgatccggcggcggctacagcggtggcggcgttagctcacttcttaaaagctttatattttagaaggtggaagacctggatgcttcatactttgtatatagatgcttcatgttacgaagtttccgtcagtcacatgtccaatgtccttgacctcattttcatggttcagtgaccacttgaaaaaaaagttcaatctttttgtaatgttgaattctctctaactgataactatatttgatatgtgcgtaccttgcaaggtcctcatgtctgtcagacggttttcacttgacctcgaccttatttcatggatcagtgaacaaggttaagttttggtggtcaagtccatatctcagattctataagcaatagggctagtatattcggtgtatggaaggactgtaaggtgtacatgtccaactggcaggtgtcatctgaccttgacctcattttcatggttcagtggttatagttaaatttttatacgaccgcaaaatttgaaaaatttttcgtcgtatattgctatcacgttggcgtcggcgtcgtcgtccggcgtccgaatacttttagttttcgcactctaactttagtaaaagtgaatggaaatctatgaaattttaacacaaggtttatgaccacaaaaggaaggttggtattgattttgggagttttggtcccaacattttaggaattaggggccaaaaagggcccaaataagcattttcttggttttcgcactataactttagtttatgttaatagaaatctatgaaattttgacacaaggtttatgaccacaaaagaacggttgggattgattttgggagtttaggtttcaacagtttaggaattaggggccaaaaaagggcccaaataagcattattcttggttttcgcacaataactttagtttaagtaaatagaaatcaatgaaatttaaacacaaagttaatgactacaaaaggaaggttggtattgattttgggagtttaggtcccaacagtttaggaattaggggccaaaaagggacccaaataagcatttttcttggttttcgcaccataacgttagtataagtaaatagaaatctatgaaatttaaacacaaggtttatgaccataaaaggaaggttggtattgattttgggagttttggtcccaacagaataaggggcccaaagggtccaaaattaaactttgtttgatttcatcaaaattgaataaatggggttctttgatatgccgaatctaactgtcatgactgtgtatgtagattcttaacttttggtcccgttttcaaattggtctacattaaggtccaaagggtccaaaattaaacttacttttattttgacaaaaaatgaatcagttaggttctttgatatgctgaatctaaaaatgtacttagattcttgattattggcccagttttcaagttggtccaaatcggggtccaaaattaaactttgtttgatttcatcaaaaattgaataaatggggttctttgatataccaaatctaactgtgtatgtagattcttcatttttggtcctgttttcaaattggtctacactaaagtccaaagggtccaaaattaaacttagtctgatttcaacaaaaattgaaatcttggggttctttgatatgctgaatccaaaaatgtacttagattttttattatgggcccagttttcaagttggtccaaatcaggatctaaaattattatattaagtattgtgcaatagcaagtcttttcaattgcacagtattgcgcaatggcaagaaatatctaattgcacaatattgtgaaatagcaaatgtttttttaattagagttatctttctttgtccagaatagtaagcaagaaatatctaattgcaaaatattgtgcaatagcaagatttttttttaattggagttatctttctttgtccagaatcaacttaaatctttgttatatacaatatacaatgtatattcactttttactaccaactgataaattataataaataacattcagtgataacaagcagttttttttttacatcttaatattttatgatgtatttaaatgagtagttattgttgcaaactccattagaaattttaattgagattagttttggaataagggaaagggggatgtgattaaaaaaattgggttcaatttttctcatttgaaatttcataaataaaaaagaaaatttcttcaaacatttttatgccccacctacgatagtagaggggcattatgttttctggtctgtgcgtccgtccgttcgtccgtccgttcgtccatccgtctgtcccgcttcaggttaaagtttttggtcaaggtagtttttgatgaagtttaagtccaatcgacttcaaacttagtacaaatgtcccctatgatatgatctttctaattttaatgccaaattagagtttttaccccaatttcacggtccactgaacatggaaaatgatagtgcgagtggggcattcgtgtactgaggacacattcttgttttgagaggattaatattcaacagcatagtgaattgctctaagagaaaacaaaaattttaagttcattagaacacattcattctgtgtcagaaacctatgctgtgtcaactatttaatcacaatccaaatttagagctgaatccagcttgaatgttgtgtccatacttgccccaactgttcagggttcaacctctgcggtcgtataaagctacgccctgtggagcatctggttgtgttttggtctgtttttctcatactatatgcaataggtctactatatttgttgtatggaatgattgtaaggtgtacatgtctagcgggcagatgtcatgtgaccttgacctcatttttaggttcagtggtcaaagttaagtttttgagttttggtctttttatctaatactatatgccataggtcaactatatttggtgtatggaaatattttatgatctttatgtcagtcgcccaggttttatttgacagtgacctcattttcacggttcattgcacagtgttgagtttttgtgtttggtctatttttcttaaactataagtaatgggtcaactatatatgttgtatagaagcatagttagctgtacatgtctgcctggcatggttcatctgaccttgacctcattttcaaggttcatttatctttgtttagttatcttggttaatgttaagtttatgtgacagttgtaataaagcttagctttatacttaggactatcagcataatatcaatgattagtacagaaggcgagacatttcagcgtgtgcacccttgtttcaaataaatataactcctattaagaattaacaattacatgtaagaAAATTACCATTTAGATAATGTATATgtatgtactgtcactaattaataagttattattcaaattataatgcagtttgtttatttaacaataataagccctttcaattctataagtgttaatggcatgacccCTTAGGGTGTTTACTTAGCAATATGAAAgtataacatttaaaattaacaattcatttAAACAGTGCAATAAAATGaaagtttggattattgaaacaatgcaTGCTTGGTAATTTACAAGCTAGGTATCCTTAAATTTGCAAATCTTGTATTCTGTATACATAGAAGAGAATGAAATTCAATTTTTCATTCCTctagaaatgactgtcaatggttatatgtataaaatgtgtatattaagctataatactatgaaactacaacaagtctttactattttgtgttaaaataagcttaaaaaaatcatattgcccagtaatgcccagCATTACCCATTTAAgaagtattgcccagcccgggaaaacccaggttttcccacccgggaattcccgggcgggtaatactttgccaaccctgccaTGGCATGAAAGCTGGATTAGTTTAAAGTTATATTGATTGACTgtagttgcttaacgtccagttgcaaatatttcatgcatgttcaggacattTGTCCTTGATATAGTTTTTGTCTTAAATAAAATAGGAAGTTCAGATGCTTGAAAACGTTTAGGGAACGATCATTGAACTTCAAAAGGTGGGAGTGGGTATGggttttcttctttaaaaaaaatattttgattcccaaattgttgagaaaaaaaaattctgttcaaGCAGAGGAGTAAAAAACATTCTGAATCtgtttttatattatgtaaataataacCAATACAATATATTCTGGAATAAGGTACAATGTAATattgaaaaatgtacaaattctctaaaaattatttgtttttcaagtgaTTTTGTctgatttcttttgattttttcagaAAATCTGTAGAGTCTACGGAAGATAAAAGACAGAATTATTTAATAACAGAAGACAATGACAGTGATGAAAGTGACATTAGTAACCATAGCAACAAAGAAGAAATAGATTCTAAAAATGAAGCTGAGAGACTTCCCAACCCTCTACTTGAGCCGTTACCAAGTGCTTCAAACTCTTTGCAACCATCAGCTGGTGCTTCAGTATTTGTTACTCAATATCATATAGCAGAGAAAGAAAAAGAATTAATTCTTGAAAAACATGTGAAACTTTCCGCAACAAAAATAGCAACTGGCAAAAAACAGCAGATATGTCATAAGTTTAAGAGAGGGAGATGTAGATTCGGAAACAATTGCAAATATTCTCATGACATAGATAACTGTTCTATAGTTCAAAATGTCCCTTTCGATCAGGAGACTGATCCATTCACAGGGGTGAATAAAATTCCCCTTTTTACGGACAGAGTAAAGAAGCCTTTACATCAGCCGAAATATATTCCTGCTATGAAAGAGGAAGAGAATGAAGATGACAGTTACATGGGAggtatgaaaagaaaaaatagaGCTGGACTCTCTGGAGGTCTTATACCTTCGAAAAAAGCACTATCCTCTTTGGGTAGACAGAGGGCTGCAGAAAGACCATGGACTgttgataaataaattaaatcttttgaaatttcGTTTCATTTTAAGCATATTGGGGGGATGTGCTTCAGGTCAACTGTAATGATCTACAATGGGGTATAAAAATATGGACATTTCTTAACTTCTCCCACCTGATTGTTCATGTTGTAAAACCATGCGAAGAGTGTCATTCTTTTGGTTGTGAGGGATGTATTAATACTTAGCAGACAGCTAGTTGCACCTTCTTCTGAATGGAGGCATTAAATCAGAAGTCTCAGACCTTTTATAGCAAGAGTGCCATGTTTTCTGTCCTttaaagaacccttgcaacaactattTGAGGGGTCAATAGTTGCAAGACAAAATGTATACACCTATAAATCATATAATAGTCCTCTCACTCTGCTGAACTTGGAGTGATGGTTAAGGTTTTTTTTCTGAGTCAGAAACATTTTTTATTGTGCAaagtgcaaacattttttttggtttttcaaCACTATCAATCAAATAATTGTTTGGGCTGTTTTGTGCTCTGGTCAGGTTGAgttctctttgatacattccacatttccattctcaattttaattaacTTTGTAAAGTGACATTGGAATTTCTGCTAGATATATATTATCAAGACACAACATGTGAAAATGTTAATATGCTAATTACATTCATAAAACAGCCTTAAAAGAACTAAATATTGCCTGGACTCCTCTTGACAATTATGACAATGTATGCTGCTTGAAAAAAAAGGAACATATTCAGTGACAGTACTTTTCTGACTAtctgtttgtttgtgtgtttgaaACGTGGTTTCCTTATGATAACCTAAGAATTCCTTGCTTGATTGCAATGAAACTTGTACATATAAAAGATATAGAAAAGGgagaaaagcttttttttttttattttgagtcaAAGTTAAAGgtcactgttacttaaaatagaaagTTTTCAGGTATAAAGataggtcaaagttcaaggtcactgttactaaaaaatagaaatatttgatTAGATGGCTTCTGGATTGGCATTTGATTTCCCTTGATTGGTTGGAACTCATTGTACATTGCACGTGTGGAAGAAAAATGAAAGTTGGAAAGTTCAACTGTTTTGTGGTTAAAGGTCATTgttactaaaaaataaatatattatgtatacagATAAGTTGTTTATTATGGTAACTGTctttagttggtttttattggCACATGTATATACGGAAGATAAAGAGAAGATGAAGACCAAAGAAAACGATTCCCTGTTact from Mytilus galloprovincialis chromosome 5, xbMytGall1.hap1.1, whole genome shotgun sequence includes these protein-coding regions:
- the LOC143075995 gene encoding uncharacterized protein LOC143075995; protein product: MASLVANYGSESDSEDESPVEKSVESTEDKRQNYLITEDNDSDESDISNHSNKEEIDSKNEAERLPNPLLEPLPSASNSLQPSAGASVFVTQYHIAEKEKELILEKHVKLSATKIATGKKQQICHKFKRGRCRFGNNCKYSHDIDNCSIVQNVPFDQETDPFTGVNKIPLFTDRVKKPLHQPKYIPAMKEEENEDDSYMGGMKRKNRAGLSGGLIPSKKALSSLGRQRAAERPWTVDK